Proteins from a genomic interval of Bradyrhizobium sp. CCBAU 53340:
- a CDS encoding cbb3-type cytochrome c oxidase subunit I has translation MVDIPYDGIAGTPPAEVPDVELYHPKSWWTRYVFSQDAKVIAVQYALTASAIGLVALVLSWLMRLQLGFPGTFSFIDPNQYLQFITMHGMIMVIYLLTALFLGGFGNYLIPLMVGARDMVFPYVNMLSYWVYLLAVLVLASAFFVPGGPTGAGWTLYPPQAILSGTPGQDWGIILMMSSLILFIIGFTMGGLNYVVTVLQARTRGMTLMRLPLTVWGIFTATVMALLAFPALFVASVMLLLDRLLGTSFFMPSLVEMGQLSKYNGGSPLLFQHLFWFFGHPEVYIVALPAFGIVSDLISTHARKNIFGYRMMVWAIVAIGALSFVVWAHHMYVSGMFPQFGYFFATTTLIIAIPTAIKVYNWVLTLWRGDIHLRVPMLFALGFIITFVNGGLTGLFLGNVVVDVPLSDTMFVVAHFHMVMGVAPIMVVLGAIYHWYPKVTGRMLNDVLGKFHFWVTFLGAYLIFFPMHYLGLLGVPRRYFELGDAAFIPPSAHSLNAFISVVALTVGFSQMVFLFNLAWSLFKGEPSGGNPWRATTLEWQTPETPPGHGNWGKELPIVYRWAYDYSVPGADQDFIPQNQPPRATRISQGAAS, from the coding sequence ATGGTCGATATTCCATATGATGGGATCGCAGGAACTCCGCCTGCCGAAGTGCCTGACGTCGAGCTCTATCATCCAAAGAGCTGGTGGACGCGATACGTCTTCTCACAAGATGCCAAGGTGATCGCTGTTCAGTATGCGCTGACAGCCTCTGCCATCGGACTGGTCGCGCTGGTGCTGTCGTGGCTGATGCGCCTTCAGTTGGGGTTTCCCGGCACCTTCTCTTTCATTGATCCCAACCAGTACCTCCAGTTCATCACCATGCACGGCATGATCATGGTGATCTACCTGCTCACGGCATTGTTTCTGGGAGGTTTCGGCAACTACCTGATCCCCTTGATGGTTGGCGCCCGGGACATGGTCTTCCCCTATGTGAACATGCTGAGCTACTGGGTCTATCTGCTCGCGGTCCTGGTATTGGCTTCGGCCTTCTTTGTCCCCGGCGGCCCAACAGGCGCCGGCTGGACGTTGTACCCGCCGCAGGCAATCCTCTCAGGAACGCCCGGGCAGGATTGGGGCATCATTCTCATGATGTCGTCCCTGATCCTGTTCATCATCGGCTTCACCATGGGCGGGCTGAATTATGTGGTCACGGTGCTCCAGGCGCGCACCCGCGGCATGACATTGATGCGCCTGCCTCTGACGGTGTGGGGCATTTTCACGGCGACGGTCATGGCGCTGCTGGCATTCCCCGCGCTGTTCGTTGCCTCGGTCATGCTGCTGCTCGACCGTCTGCTGGGAACCAGCTTCTTCATGCCTTCCCTTGTCGAGATGGGGCAGCTGTCGAAATACAACGGCGGCAGCCCGCTGCTCTTCCAGCACCTGTTCTGGTTCTTCGGCCACCCCGAGGTCTACATCGTCGCCCTGCCCGCTTTTGGCATCGTCTCCGATCTGATCAGCACGCATGCGCGCAAGAACATCTTTGGCTACCGCATGATGGTTTGGGCGATCGTGGCCATCGGCGCGCTCAGCTTCGTCGTATGGGCGCACCACATGTATGTCAGCGGCATGTTCCCGCAATTCGGGTACTTCTTCGCCACCACGACGCTCATCATCGCGATCCCCACCGCGATCAAGGTCTACAACTGGGTGCTGACCCTGTGGCGCGGCGACATTCATCTCAGAGTGCCGATGCTGTTCGCCCTCGGCTTCATCATCACCTTCGTGAACGGCGGGCTCACCGGTCTCTTCCTCGGCAACGTCGTGGTGGACGTCCCGCTCTCGGATACCATGTTCGTGGTCGCGCATTTCCACATGGTGATGGGCGTGGCGCCGATCATGGTCGTGCTCGGGGCGATTTATCATTGGTACCCCAAGGTCACGGGCCGAATGCTGAACGACGTGCTCGGCAAGTTTCACTTCTGGGTCACCTTCCTCGGCGCCTACCTGATCTTCTTCCCGATGCACTATCTCGGATTGCTCGGGGTTCCGCGCCGGTATTTCGAGCTCGGCGACGCAGCATTCATCCCGCCCTCGGCGCATTCGCTGAACGCCTTCATCTCCGTTGTGGCCCTGACCGTCGGCTTCAGCCAGATGGTCTTCCTGTTCAATCTGGCCTGGAGTCTGTTCAAGGGCGAGCCCTCCGGCGGCAATCCCTGGCGGGCGACGACGCTGGAGTGGCAGACGCCGGAGACGCCTCCCGGGCACGGCAACTGGGGCAAGGAGCTCCCGATCGTCTATCGCTGGGCCTATGACTACAGCGTACCCGGTGCCGACCAGGACTTCATTCCGCAGAACCAGCCGCCGCGGGCGACGCGGATCTCTCAGGGAGCAGCTTCGTGA
- a CDS encoding cytochrome c oxidase subunit 3: MSAILLFLAVIAVIAGWWLSQQRLTAKPWLEEGPAGDFPGGDAMAWPAAKIGLGVFLAVASSLFILFISAYSMRMNAADWRILPVPRLLWFNTGVLVLSSIALQWSYVAVRRNDTEGMMLGLLAGGAAAVIFLAGQLLAWQQLNAAGYFVASNPANSFFYLLTAVHGLHLTGGLVTLGRTSAKVWRSSEIADMRLSVELCAIYWHFLLLVWLVLLGLLTGWTDDFVDICRQLLS, from the coding sequence GTGAGCGCCATCCTCCTGTTCCTGGCTGTGATCGCGGTCATCGCCGGATGGTGGCTCTCACAGCAACGGCTGACGGCCAAGCCATGGCTGGAGGAAGGTCCGGCCGGTGACTTCCCCGGCGGCGATGCAATGGCATGGCCAGCAGCGAAGATCGGACTTGGCGTGTTTCTTGCGGTCGCAAGCTCATTGTTCATCCTTTTCATCAGCGCCTACTCCATGCGCATGAACGCGGCGGATTGGCGGATACTGCCCGTCCCGAGGCTGCTGTGGTTCAACACGGGCGTTCTGGTCTTGAGCAGCATCGCGCTGCAATGGTCCTATGTTGCGGTACGCCGCAACGACACCGAAGGCATGATGCTCGGCCTGCTCGCGGGCGGAGCAGCCGCCGTGATCTTCCTGGCCGGACAGCTCCTGGCCTGGCAGCAGCTCAACGCGGCCGGATATTTCGTGGCATCCAATCCGGCCAATTCCTTCTTCTACCTGTTGACCGCGGTGCATGGGCTGCATCTGACGGGCGGCCTCGTAACGCTGGGCAGAACCTCGGCCAAGGTGTGGCGCAGCTCCGAGATCGCCGACATGCGCTTAAGCGTCGAATTATGCGCCATCTACTGGCACTTCCTGCTGTTGGTCTGGCTTGTCCTGCTCGGGCTTCTCACGGGCTGGACCGACGATTTCGTCGACATCTGTCGCCAATTGCTGAGCTAG
- a CDS encoding heme-copper oxidase subunit III family protein — MAETALTHTAEAPGRLPGWRGIAADWASDQRAFKNVSWGKAMMWIFLLSDTFIFSCFLLSYMTARMSTTVPWPNPSEVFALNFAGKHIPLILIAIMTFILISSSGTMAMAVNFGYRRDRVRTAVLMLVTAAFGATFVGMQAFEWTKLIREGVRPWGNPWGAEQFGSSFFMITGFHGTHVTIGVIFLIAIARKVWRGDFDIRRRGFFTSRKGYYEIVEIMGLYWHFVDLVWVFIFALFYLW, encoded by the coding sequence ATGGCTGAGACGGCACTGACACATACAGCAGAAGCTCCTGGACGGCTTCCAGGCTGGCGCGGCATCGCTGCGGACTGGGCTTCGGATCAGCGCGCGTTCAAGAACGTGTCCTGGGGCAAGGCCATGATGTGGATCTTCCTCCTCAGCGATACCTTCATCTTCAGTTGCTTCCTGCTCTCCTACATGACGGCACGCATGTCGACGACCGTGCCGTGGCCCAACCCCAGCGAAGTCTTCGCCCTCAACTTCGCCGGCAAGCACATCCCGCTGATCCTGATCGCCATCATGACCTTCATCCTGATCAGCAGCAGCGGGACGATGGCGATGGCAGTCAATTTCGGCTACCGCCGCGATCGCGTCCGGACCGCAGTCTTGATGCTCGTCACCGCAGCGTTCGGCGCGACCTTCGTCGGAATGCAGGCGTTCGAATGGACCAAGCTGATCAGGGAGGGCGTGCGCCCCTGGGGCAACCCGTGGGGCGCGGAGCAGTTTGGCTCGAGCTTCTTCATGATTACCGGCTTCCACGGCACGCATGTGACGATCGGCGTGATCTTCCTGATCGCGATTGCGCGAAAGGTCTGGCGCGGCGACTTCGATATCAGGAGGCGCGGCTTCTTCACGAGCCGGAAAGGCTATTACGAAATCGTCGAGATCATGGGCCTGTACTGGCACTTCGTCGATCTCGTGTGGGTGTTCATCTTTGCCCTGTTCTATCTTTGGTGA
- a CDS encoding cytochrome C oxidase subunit IV family protein: MTNATVDMEGRLYAHAHDAVASEAAHGQQHPIKLYLVVWGWLFVLSTCSYLVDYFGIHGYLRWSLILLFMVVKAGLIVAVFMHMAWERLALTYAILAPPIAVLVFVTIMVLESEYTHLLRVLFFAIPS; this comes from the coding sequence ATGACAAATGCGACGGTAGACATGGAAGGACGGCTATACGCTCATGCGCATGACGCAGTCGCATCAGAAGCGGCGCATGGCCAGCAGCACCCGATCAAACTGTACCTCGTGGTCTGGGGCTGGTTGTTCGTCCTCAGCACGTGCTCCTACCTCGTCGACTACTTTGGCATACATGGCTATCTCAGGTGGTCGCTGATCCTGTTGTTCATGGTGGTGAAGGCTGGGCTGATCGTCGCTGTCTTCATGCACATGGCCTGGGAGCGGCTGGCGCTCACCTATGCCATCCTGGCGCCGCCGATCGCAGTATTGGTCTTTGTGACGATCATGGTGCTGGAGTCCGAATACACGCACCTGCTTCGGGTGCTGTTCTTTGCAATCCCGTCGTAG